One segment of Variovorax sp. V93 DNA contains the following:
- a CDS encoding GNAT family N-acetyltransferase yields MQIRAAAASDADAVHRLLSASGWAHRIADAAHLGRLISASQQAVVALSADGEIVGFARAIGDGISNGYLSMVVVAEPLRRQGIGQALVRHILGSEKGITWVLRAGRPGAAEFFARLGFSPSSAAMERPREQQLRTAP; encoded by the coding sequence ATGCAGATTCGCGCTGCTGCGGCTTCCGATGCCGATGCGGTCCATCGCCTTCTTTCCGCCAGCGGATGGGCGCACCGGATCGCCGATGCCGCACACCTCGGCCGGCTGATCTCGGCATCGCAGCAGGCGGTGGTTGCGTTGTCGGCGGACGGCGAGATCGTCGGCTTTGCGCGCGCCATCGGCGATGGCATCTCCAACGGCTACCTGTCGATGGTGGTGGTCGCCGAGCCGTTGCGCCGGCAGGGCATCGGGCAAGCGCTGGTCCGGCACATCCTGGGTTCGGAGAAGGGCATCACATGGGTGCTGCGGGCCGGCCGGCCGGGTGCCGCCGAGTTCTTTGCCAGGCTGGGCTTCAGCCCCTCGTCGGCCGCGATGGAACGGCCGCGGGAGCAACAACTGCGGACGGCGCCTTGA
- a CDS encoding AAA family ATPase: MLIVLGGLPGTGKTTIARALAAGFPCAYLRIDTIEQALIRSRALDEPGPAGYAVACELARSNIALGMSVIADCVNPLPVTREAWRAVAADTSSGLLELEIVCSDPAEHRRRVEGRKADIPGHVPPTWEAVARHEYAAWTTSRLVIDSAFVSASEAATLILERLRSEAAGE, from the coding sequence ATGCTGATTGTTCTCGGCGGATTGCCCGGCACCGGCAAGACCACCATTGCGCGCGCACTCGCTGCCGGCTTCCCCTGCGCCTATCTGCGCATCGACACCATCGAGCAAGCGCTCATCCGATCGAGGGCGCTCGATGAACCGGGCCCCGCCGGCTACGCTGTTGCCTGCGAGCTTGCCCGGTCCAATATCGCGCTTGGCATGTCGGTGATCGCTGATTGCGTCAATCCGCTCCCGGTCACCCGCGAAGCATGGCGTGCGGTGGCAGCCGACACATCCTCGGGCTTGCTCGAGCTCGAGATCGTGTGTTCCGACCCCGCCGAGCACCGCAGGCGCGTGGAGGGCCGGAAGGCCGACATTCCGGGCCACGTTCCGCCGACCTGGGAGGCGGTCGCGCGCCATGAATACGCGGCCTGGACCACAAGTCGCCTCGTCATCGATTCGGCATTCGTCAGCGCGAGCGAGGCGGCCACCCTGATCCTGGAACGGTTGCGCAGCGAGGCCGCAGGCGAGTAA
- a CDS encoding alpha/beta fold hydrolase has translation MARESTLSIDGLTLSYRCAGDPRSPWLVLLHGWPQSKSIYDPVLDELGSDAHAIAFDLPGIGGSLGMPPAASPCELHVLAGLLLRAAESLGAHSIVFAGVDIGGMLAFAAAREHGARIAGAVVMNTVIPGVAPWSRLIAEPRIWHFAFHAIPQLPELLVSGRERAYFDYFYDLLAGDKHALTNEIRNDWTRAYQRPEALKAGFDWYRALESAAQRNASPVRIDTPILYLRGDAGGRDIDDYADGLRKAGAANLRSQLISGSGEFLPIEAPAATCEALRAFRAELGHAA, from the coding sequence ATGGCCCGCGAATCCACGCTTTCGATCGATGGCTTGACCCTTTCCTACCGCTGTGCCGGCGACCCGCGCTCGCCGTGGCTCGTGCTGCTGCACGGCTGGCCGCAATCGAAGTCGATCTACGACCCGGTGCTGGACGAACTGGGAAGTGATGCCCACGCCATTGCCTTCGACCTGCCCGGCATCGGCGGATCGCTTGGCATGCCGCCAGCCGCATCGCCGTGCGAACTGCATGTGCTCGCCGGCCTCCTGCTCCGCGCGGCCGAATCGCTGGGTGCGCATTCGATCGTGTTCGCGGGCGTGGACATCGGCGGCATGCTTGCCTTTGCAGCGGCCCGCGAGCATGGCGCACGCATTGCCGGCGCGGTGGTCATGAACACCGTCATCCCGGGCGTTGCGCCGTGGTCGAGGCTCATCGCCGAGCCGCGCATCTGGCACTTCGCGTTCCATGCGATACCGCAGCTGCCCGAACTGCTGGTGAGCGGACGCGAACGCGCCTATTTCGACTACTTCTACGACCTGCTCGCGGGCGACAAGCATGCGCTGACGAACGAGATCCGGAACGACTGGACGCGCGCCTACCAGCGGCCCGAAGCGTTGAAGGCCGGCTTCGACTGGTACCGGGCACTCGAGAGCGCCGCGCAACGCAATGCGAGCCCCGTTCGCATCGACACGCCCATCCTGTACCTGCGCGGCGACGCCGGCGGCCGCGACATCGACGACTATGCCGACGGCCTGCGCAAGGCCGGCGCCGCGAATCTTCGATCGCAGCTCATCAGCGGCAGCGGCGAGTTCCTTCCCATCGAGGCGCCCGCCGCAACCTGCGAGGCACTGCGCGCATTTCGCGCGGAACTCGGGCATGCAGCCTGA
- a CDS encoding VOC family protein, with protein MQPRITVITLGVEDLERAVAFYRDGLGLPTKGIVGREFEHGAVAFFELQDGLKLAVWPRSSIAVDAGLPLRAGGSLEFTLGHNVMSKAEVDAVMQQAARAGAKVVKTAADTFYGGYAGYFMDPDGHLWEAIYNPQLLPGAEAA; from the coding sequence ATGCAACCAAGAATCACCGTCATCACCCTCGGCGTCGAGGACCTGGAGAGAGCCGTCGCCTTCTATCGCGACGGACTCGGTCTGCCGACCAAGGGCATCGTGGGCAGGGAGTTCGAGCATGGCGCCGTCGCCTTCTTCGAGCTGCAGGACGGGCTCAAGCTGGCCGTGTGGCCGCGCTCGAGCATCGCGGTCGATGCCGGCCTTCCGCTGCGCGCGGGCGGGTCCCTCGAATTCACGCTCGGGCACAACGTCATGTCGAAGGCCGAAGTGGACGCCGTAATGCAGCAAGCCGCGAGGGCCGGTGCCAAGGTGGTGAAAACCGCAGCGGACACCTTCTACGGCGGGTACGCCGGTTACTTCATGGACCCGGACGGGCACCTGTGGGAGGCGATCTACAACCCGCAACTGCTGCCAGGGGCTGAAGCTGCATAG